GCAAGAGATATTGCACGGGAAAAATCCGTAAAGGCGATTGACCTTGTTGGATTAGATGGATTTGAAGAGGCATATCCACGGGAACTATCAGGCGGCATGAAACAGAGGGTCGGGCTTGCAAGGGCGCTTGCTGTTGAACCTGAGATATTGTTTATGGATGAACCCTTCTCAGCACTGGATGTCCTCACAGCAGACAATCTTAGAAACGAGATTATAGACCTGTGGCTGAAAAAGAAGATGCCCATTAAATCCATAATTATTATCACCCATAATATTGAAGAGGCTGTTTTCCTTTCTGATAGGGCGATTGTTATGAGACACAACCCGGGAAAGATACGCGCAGACATTCAGATAATCCTGCCTCACGTCAGAGACAAGGATTCAAAAGAATTCAAGTACCTGCTTGATGAGATATATTCTATTCTTACGAGACCGGCAAGAGAGGTGCCATTCCTGCTGAGGAAAGAGAGATACCAGTTTATCCCCCATGCAAAGATCGGTGCAATCAGCGGGTTGGTAGAGCTTGTACATGATAAAGGCGGTAAAGTAGACATACCGGTACTTGCTTCAGATTTGAGTATGGAAGTGGATGACATATTTCCATTAACAGAGGCCGCCGTGTTTCTCGGATTCGCTGAGATAAAAGAGGGAGACATATTACTCAAAGAACAGGGAAAGATTTTCGCTGAGGCAGATGCACTCAAAAAGAAAGAGATATTCAGGGAGATGGCAATATCCAACATCCAGTTGCTGAAACAGATATTCCAGGTACTCTCCACATCTACAAAACACAGGATGTCCGAAGACTTCTTTATTGAAATACTTGAGAACTACTTCACAGAAGAAGAGGCATGGAACCAGCTTGAAACCGCCATAGACTGGGGCCGGTATGCAGAGCTGTTCGCGTATGATTTGGATAGCGGCGAGGTTTATCTGGAAGAGGCGTAAGCTACACTGATACCCCATTGGTGCGCCTGGCAGGACTTGAACCTGCAGCCTTTTGATTCGTAGTAA
This portion of the Nitrospirota bacterium genome encodes:
- a CDS encoding nitrate/sulfonate/bicarbonate ABC transporter ATP-binding protein, giving the protein MSVILETKKLFKSYPMGSGKSLSVLEDINIKVEEGEIVSILGPTGAGKSSLLRILAGLAKPSEGDVLYHGVPLEKTKPNVAMVFQNFAIFPWLTVLENVEVGLKAKGVARDIAREKSVKAIDLVGLDGFEEAYPRELSGGMKQRVGLARALAVEPEILFMDEPFSALDVLTADNLRNEIIDLWLKKKMPIKSIIIITHNIEEAVFLSDRAIVMRHNPGKIRADIQIILPHVRDKDSKEFKYLLDEIYSILTRPAREVPFLLRKERYQFIPHAKIGAISGLVELVHDKGGKVDIPVLASDLSMEVDDIFPLTEAAVFLGFAEIKEGDILLKEQGKIFAEADALKKKEIFREMAISNIQLLKQIFQVLSTSTKHRMSEDFFIEILENYFTEEEAWNQLETAIDWGRYAELFAYDLDSGEVYLEEA